The following proteins are co-located in the Flavobacteriales bacterium genome:
- the murD gene encoding UDP-N-acetylmuramoyl-L-alanine--D-glutamate ligase: MKKRLVILGAGESGTGTAILAMKQGFEVFVSDMGSIKEKYKSMMQERSVPFEEGKHSEELILNATEVVKSPGIPDKAPIVKKLKEKNIPVLSEIEFASRYTNAKMICITGSNGKTTTTLLTYHILKRAGLNVGLAGNVGQSFAMQVAEKDHDHYVLELSSFQLDNMYDFRANIAVLTNITPDHLDRYDYNLQNYVNSKFRILQNQQSEDAFIYCADDEITMKEMADRMITAHKYPISIKHKIEEGAYADYETNTINITTNNTTLSMSIFDLALQGKHNAYNSMASGIAAKLLEIRKETIRECLSDFQNVEHRLEFVARVHGIEFINDSKATNVNSTWYALESVNKPIVWIVGGVDKGNDYAMLDELVRQKVQAIVCLGTDNSKIINHFSGMVEQIAEAKTAEEAVALGYRLAKKDQVVLLSPCCASFDLFENYEDRGHQFKSAVRAL; this comes from the coding sequence TTGAAAAAAAGACTCGTCATATTAGGCGCCGGAGAAAGCGGAACAGGCACAGCAATTCTTGCTATGAAGCAGGGATTTGAAGTGTTCGTTTCCGATATGGGAAGCATCAAGGAAAAATATAAATCCATGATGCAGGAACGTTCTGTGCCATTTGAAGAGGGAAAACACAGTGAAGAACTGATTTTAAATGCTACTGAAGTGGTGAAGAGTCCGGGAATTCCCGATAAAGCACCCATCGTAAAAAAATTAAAAGAAAAGAATATTCCGGTTTTATCTGAAATAGAATTTGCATCACGCTATACCAATGCAAAAATGATTTGTATTACCGGCAGCAATGGAAAAACGACAACTACATTACTGACATATCACATTTTAAAGCGTGCAGGGTTAAATGTGGGATTGGCAGGTAATGTGGGACAAAGCTTTGCAATGCAGGTGGCGGAAAAAGATCACGACCACTATGTATTGGAGTTGTCGTCATTCCAGTTGGATAATATGTATGACTTCCGTGCCAACATTGCGGTTCTTACCAATATCACACCGGATCATTTAGATCGTTACGATTATAATTTGCAGAATTATGTGAATTCCAAATTCAGAATTCTGCAAAATCAGCAATCGGAGGACGCATTTATTTATTGTGCCGACGATGAAATTACAATGAAAGAAATGGCAGACCGAATGATTACTGCTCATAAGTATCCGATTTCTATTAAGCATAAAATAGAAGAAGGAGCTTATGCCGATTACGAAACAAACACAATCAATATAACCACCAACAACACCACACTATCTATGTCAATTTTTGACCTTGCACTCCAGGGTAAGCACAACGCTTACAATTCAATGGCTTCCGGTATTGCCGCAAAGCTGCTTGAAATCAGAAAGGAAACCATCCGCGAATGTTTGTCGGATTTCCAGAATGTTGAACACCGTTTAGAATTCGTTGCCCGCGTTCATGGCATTGAGTTTATTAACGACTCAAAAGCTACCAATGTAAATTCTACCTGGTATGCTTTGGAATCGGTAAATAAACCAATTGTATGGATTGTTGGTGGCGTTGACAAAGGCAATGATTATGCGATGCTGGATGAATTGGTTCGCCAAAAAGTACAAGCTATTGTATGTTTAGGTACCGACAATTCCAAAATCATCAATCACTTCTCCGGAATGGTTGAGCAAATTGCTGAAGCAAAAACGGCAGAGGAAGCAGTTGCACTTGGGTATCGTTTAGCGAAAAAAGACCAGGTGGTATTGTTGTCGCCATGTTGCGCTTCATTTGATCTTTTCGAAAACTATGAAGACCGCGGACACCAATTTAAATCCGCCGTTCGTGCTTTATAA
- the mraY gene encoding phospho-N-acetylmuramoyl-pentapeptide-transferase, which produces MLYYLFQYLDSIDVPGAGVFHYISFRAAMAIITSLIISMLFGKRLIEYLRYKQVGESIRDLGLQGQMEKKGTPTMGGIIILMAILIPTLLFSKLQNIYVILMIVSTIWLGTIGFIDDYIKVFKKDKKGLAGKFKVMGQIGIGLIVGITLYFHQDVRIKEKVAIDPDKTYEVVAGEGDIIPCDDGNYVWQETRSLKTTIPFVKNNEFNYSWIAGKESILTMVIFVVIVIVIVTAVSNGANITDGLDGLATGTSAIIGTVLAIFAYLSGNLAFADYLNLMYIPDSGELVVFIAAFVGACIGFLWYNAYPAQVFMGDTGSLALGGIIAVFSIAIRKELLIPIFCGVFLIENLSVMMQVSYFKYTKKKYGEGRRIFLMSPLHHHYQKKGMHESKIVARFWIVGIMLAVISIVTLKLR; this is translated from the coding sequence TTACATCACTGATCATTTCCATGCTCTTTGGAAAACGATTGATTGAATATCTCCGCTATAAACAAGTTGGAGAGAGCATTCGTGATTTGGGATTACAGGGACAAATGGAGAAAAAGGGAACACCAACAATGGGTGGTATCATTATTCTAATGGCCATTTTAATTCCAACATTGTTGTTTTCTAAGCTTCAAAATATTTATGTGATTTTGATGATTGTCTCTACCATCTGGTTAGGTACAATTGGATTTATTGATGATTATATCAAGGTATTTAAAAAGGATAAAAAAGGATTAGCAGGAAAATTTAAAGTGATGGGTCAGATCGGAATCGGACTCATTGTAGGTATTACGCTGTATTTTCATCAGGATGTCCGGATTAAAGAAAAAGTTGCGATTGATCCCGACAAGACCTATGAAGTAGTGGCCGGTGAAGGCGATATTATTCCATGCGATGACGGAAATTACGTATGGCAGGAGACGCGTTCACTTAAAACCACTATCCCATTTGTAAAAAACAATGAATTCAATTATTCATGGATCGCCGGGAAAGAGTCCATCCTCACCATGGTGATTTTTGTGGTCATTGTTATTGTCATTGTAACTGCAGTTTCGAATGGAGCAAATATTACTGACGGATTAGATGGATTAGCAACTGGTACTTCTGCTATTATTGGAACGGTATTGGCCATTTTCGCGTACTTATCCGGTAACCTTGCTTTTGCTGATTATCTCAACCTGATGTACATCCCCGACTCGGGAGAATTGGTTGTGTTCATTGCTGCATTCGTTGGAGCCTGTATCGGATTTTTGTGGTACAACGCTTATCCTGCGCAGGTATTTATGGGTGATACCGGCTCGCTGGCATTGGGAGGAATCATTGCGGTATTCTCCATTGCTATTCGTAAAGAATTGCTTATTCCAATTTTCTGTGGCGTGTTCCTTATCGAAAATTTATCGGTGATGATGCAGGTGTCCTACTTCAAATACACGAAAAAGAAATATGGAGAAGGAAGAAGAATTTTTCTGATGTCGCCATTGCACCACCATTACCAGAAAAAAGGAATGCACGAATCTAAAATTGTTGCCAGATTTTGGATTGTAGGAATAATGCTGGCAGTGATTTCAATTGTAACGCTGAAACTTCGTTGA